The Linepithema humile isolate Giens D197 chromosome 2, Lhum_UNIL_v1.0, whole genome shotgun sequence genome has a segment encoding these proteins:
- the LOC105680060 gene encoding uncharacterized protein, with protein sequence MSSPSDDLVQAQHDLFGLLSRSYDNMRKSGEANITLGLLEARLQTLEGYWSKFVTRHERLFQEYGDDLYEHEYVTKDLMFKADMSYHTQKGKYLDDIRAMRGPGQAAVAAPAAAVAAAAPAAPKLPRISIPQFSGQYEDWPAFRDLFSSLVISNSSATPVEKLHYLKISLKGEAEQVTRQLPTTDANFERTWRALKTHYENKRLLARSYISRLLSLPKMKGESAAELRKIYHCVQTTVGSLEGIGRPLTRSDDLCVQLITELLDSVSRREWETQLSKTTEPPSLDELLVFVGQRMRTLESLTTPKSNAGSAKANSSTPRQKNALQVRKQESQRGRCFLCNQDHYVRQCDSYLSKTAAERKQFASSNELCVNCLGKHKLTKCPSRKSCLSCNERHHSTLHDAYASVAVVKTHLVRTKKIAMSMLLQTARVRVKDRHGVDHVVRALVDAGSETSLVTESLIQRLRLPRSRSAFAVFGVCGKRNGVSRGFVDLQISPREGDLSLSVSALILPRITLYESGFRADPTAWPHLNGITLVDPDFLEAESVDILLGVDIYGSLLRTGARTSEPDQPAAQQTALGWVISGPVGPADSPDRTRTMQCRIEEDLASLVRNFWQLEELPTGPVPLTPTEQECEDIFRRSHRRQADGRYIVRLPVVAPLPDLAATKRAASRVLTGTEKRFARDDRLRQMYVDFMRQYEDLGHMTPVRADIAAGDRVSYLPHHGVLREASSTTKLRVVFNGSTALPSGDSLNRSLLVGQNLLPPLADVLLKWRLHRYVLASDVEKMYRQILVHPEDQDLQRVLWRYHPLDEVTEYRLNTVTYGLACAPFLAMRTLRQLADDEAENYPLGARALRGEVYMDDVLTGASTLEEACELQRQLARLCMAGGFPLRKWSSNNSVLLAGVPAEHRMQLELRDWRPHETQGTLGLRWHPATDEFSFAVPEATLVDVTKRSVLSFTARLFDPLGWLAPVVVRAKISFQATWLLGLNWDDPLDEAAGRQWHAYAEELPQLECLRVPRWLDVASSVDDAEVHGFADASERAYAAVLYIRIGCGDSWRTSLISAKTKVAPLKTVSLPRLELCAASLLAKLTSQVCATLGLNRIPIHLWSDSTVALGWIRGHPTRWKTFVANRVADIQTRVPDALWHHVPGLENPADCASRGLSPGELVKHPLWWQGPPWLRTAPSTWPCDVATPDEDSWPEAKTLIHAARTAPAPVEEPDELLRFSSLRRLLRVTAWCRRWLHRRPAAGRELTVDELGEARLTWIRLVQAGAYKADLKALLQHLPLPTSSSLLRLSPFLDAEGLMRVGGRLKHSLLAYDERHPVILPGDSHLVRLMVESSHRCSLHGGVQMTLGAVRQRYWIPRGRAVVKRAVHLEAVSDYTTDAFLAALRRFMARRGLCHTIRSDCGTNFVGADARLRAFFAEGSQELRRIVGQLATEQIRWRFNPPSAPHFGGIWEAAVKSLKHHLRRVLGDSTLTFEEMSTLLAQVEACLNSRPLQALSDDPEDLSALTPGHFLVGGPLTAMPEPSLTELPVNRLTRWQLLQRMRDHFWERWSREYLHSLVHRPKWLKGVADYRVGRLCLIRNENTPPTRWPLARIVQVHPGKDEHIRVVTVRTAASTFKRPIVKIVLLPVCDDQVDEEPLE encoded by the exons ATGAGTAGCCCGTCGGACGACCTCGTGCAGGCTCAGCACGACCTTTTTGGACTTCTTTCTCGATCCTACGACAACATGAGGAAGTCTGGAGAAGCCAACATAACACTCGGGCTCCTGGAAGCCCGCCTCCAGACATTGGAGGGCTACTGGAGCAAGTTCGTCACTCGCCATGAGCGGCTGTTCCAGGAGTACGGAGACGACCTCTACGAGCACGAATATGTGACGAAGGACTTGATGTTCAAGGCCGACATGTCGTACCACACGCAGAAGGGCAAATATCTGGACGATATCCGCGCGATGCGTGGTCCAGGCCAAGCGGCGGTCGCCGCGCCCGCTGCCGCCGTCGCGGCAGCGGCTCCCGCCGCTCCGAAGTTGCCTCGCATCTCCATACCACAGTTCTCCGGCCAGTACGAGGACTGGCCCGCATTTCGTGACCTCTTCTCTTCGCTGGTGATTAGCAACAGTTCAGCCACGCCGGTTGAGAAGCTCCACTATTTGAAAATCAGCCTGAAGGGGGAAGCGGAGCAGGTTACTCGCCAACTGCCAACGACTGACGCCAACTTCGAGCGTACCTGGCGGGCATTGAAGACGCATTACGAGAACAAGAGGCTCCTAGCGAGGTCATACATCTCGCGGCTCCTGTCGCTGCCAAAAATGAAGGGTGAGTCAGCCGCTGAGCTCCGCAAAATCTATCATTGCGTACAGACAACCGTCGGGTCTTTAGAGGGGATCGGTCGCCCCTTGACGCGTAGTGACGATCTTTGTGTCCAATTGATCACGGAACTTCTCGATTCGGTGTCGCGCCGGGAATGGGAAACGCAGCTTAGTAAGACGACGGAACCGCCGTCCCTCGACGAGCTGCTCGTATTCGTTGGCCAGAGGATGCGGACCCTCGAGTCGCTGACTACCCCGAAGAGCAACGCTGGCTCAGCTAAAGCGAACTCGAGTACTCCTCGTCAGAAAAACGCGTTACAGGTGCGCAAGCAGGAAAGCCAGCGAGGCCGCTGCTTTCTCTGCAACCAGGATCACTACGTGCGTCAGTGCGATTCGTATCTCAGCAAGACGGCTGCCGAACGAAAGCAATTCGCGTCGTCTAATGAATTGTGCGTGAACTGCCTCGGTAAGCACAAGCTTACCAAATGTCCGTCGCGAAAATCGTGCCTGTCGTGCAACGAGCGTCATCATTCGACCTTGCACGACGCCTACGCCTCAGTCGCGGTTGTAAAAACTCATCTCGTGAGAACGAAGAAGATCGCAATGTCAATGCTGCTGCAGACTGCTCGCGTTCGAGTGAAAGATCGCCACGGTGTCGACCACGTCGTGCGGGCACTGGTCGACGCGGGATCGGAAACGTCGTTGGTGACGGAGTCACTGATTCAACGTCTGCGATTGCCTCGCTCGCGGTCGGCTTTCGCGGTCTTCGGAGTCTGCGGCAAGAGGAACGGGGTATCGCGCGGTTTTGTCGATCTGCAGATCTCACCTCGAGAAGGCGATTTGTCGTTGTCGGTCTCTGCGTTGATCTTGCCGCGAATAACGTTGTACGAGAGCGGTTTCCGAGCGGATCCGACCGCCTGGCCACACCTGAACGGCATCACACTCGTCGACCCAGATTTCTTAGAAGCCGAGTCTGTAGACATCCTCCTAGGAGTCGACATTTACGGCTCCCTCCTCCGAACTGGCGCGAGGACGAGCGAGCCTGATCAGCCTGCAGCACAACAGACTGCGTTAGGATGGGTAATCTCCGGGCCAGTCGGCCCTGCTGATTCTCCCGACCGCACGCGGACTATGCAATGCCGGATCGAAGAGGACCTTGCCAGCCTGGTGAGGAACTTCTGGCAGCTGGAGGAACTGCCAACCGGTCCTGTTCCTCTCACTCCCACCGAGCAGGAGTGTGAGGATATCTTCCGACGCTCACACAGACGACAAGCGGACGGTCGTTACATCGTGCGGCTACCAGTAGTTGCTCCTCTGCCCGACTTAGCAGCTACTAAGCGCGCCGCTTCCCGCGTCCTGACGGGCACGGAAAAGCGATTTGCGCGAGACGACCGACTGCGTCAAATGTACGTAGACTTTATGAGGCAGTATGAAGACTTGGGTCACATGACACCGGTGCGAGCTGACATAGCTGCCGGAGATCGTGTGAGCTACCTGCCTCACCACGGAGTCCTGCGGGAGGCTAGTTCCACCACGAAGCTTCGCGTGGTGTTCAATGGCTCGACTGCGCTTCCGTCCGGCGATTCTCTCAACCGGAGTCTACTGGTGGGCCAGAACCTGCTGCCTCCCCTCGCCGACGTTCTCTTGAAATGGCGACTTCATCGCTACGTCCTGGCCTCGGACGTAGAAAAGATGTATCGCCAAATTCTGGTCCATCCTGAGGACCAGGATCTTCAGCGAGTCCTGTGGCGATACCATCCCTTAGACGAGGTGACGGAGTATCGTCTAAATACCGTGACATACGGTTTGGCATGCGCTCCCTTCCTGGCGATGCGCACTCTCCGCCAGCTGGCCGACGACGAGGCGGAGAATTATCCCCTGGGAGCTCGAGCTCTTCGAGGGGAAGTCTACATGGACGATGTCTTGACCGGCGCCTCTACCTTGGAGGAGGCGTGCGAGCTGCAGCGACAGCTGGCCAGATTGTGCATGGCGGGCGGCTTCCCCCTGCGCAAATGGTCGTCTAACAATTCTGTTCTTTTGGCTGGCGTCCCTGCGGAGCATCGGATGCAGCTTGAACTGCGGGATTGGCGACCGCACGAGACTCAGGGAACGCTCGGTCTGCGGTGGCACCCAGCCACTGACGAGTTTTCCTTCGCCGTCCCGGAAGCTACGCTGGTCGACGTCACAAAGAGATCGGTGCTCTCGTTCACGGCACGCCTCTTTGATCCTCTTGGCTGGCTGGCACCTGTGGTCGTGAGAGCCAAAATCTCCTTTCAGGCTACTTGGTTGCTGGGACTGAACTGGGACGATCCGCTGGACGAGGCTGCCGGACGACAGTGGCATGCCTACGCGGAGGAGCTCCCTCAACTCGAGTGTCTTCGAGTTCCGCGCTGGCTGGACGTCGCATCGTCAGTCGACGATGCGGAGGTGCACGGCTTCGCCGACGCATCCGAGCGTGCCTACGCTGCGGTGCTCTACATCAGGATCGGCTGCGGCGACTCTTGGCGGACGAGCTTGATATCAGCCAAGACCAAGGTCGCTCCTTTGAAGACGGTGTCTCTGCCGCGGCTGGAGCTGTGCGCCGCCTCTCTCCTGGCAAAGCTCACCTCTCAAGTCTGTGCCACGCTCGGCCTGAATCGGATTCCGATCCACCTGTGGTCGGATTCCACGGTCGCTCTGGGATGGATACGCGGTCATCCAACTCGATGGAAGACCTTCGTGGCCAACCGTGTAGCGGATATCCAAACCAGAGTCCCGGACGCGCTGTGGCATCACGTGCCCGGACTCGAGAATCCTGCCGACTGCGCCTCTCGCGGATTGTCGCCCGGAGAGCTGGTGAAACATCCTCTCTGGTGGCAAGGGCCGCCGTGGCTCCGGACGGCTCCATCGACATGGCCCTGTGACGTGGCGACGCCCGACGAGGACAGCTGGCCGGAGGCGAAAACTTTAATCCACGCGGCCAGGACTGCGCCCGCTCCCGTGGAGGAGCCTGACGAGCTCCTACGATTCTCGTCGCTCCGTCGGCTGTTACGAGTGACGGCCTGGTGTCGTCGATGGCTTCACCGAAGACCTGCCGCCGGACGCGAACTGACTGTCGATGAGCTGGGAGAGGCTAGGCTGACCTGGATCCGTCTAGTCCAGGCTGGGGCTTACAAGGCCGACCTAAAAGCTCTTCTGCAACACTTACCTCTGCCCACTTCCAGCTCCCTCTTACGTTTGAGTCCTTTTCTAGATGCTGAAGGCCTAATGCGTGTGGGTGGCCGATTGAAGCACTCGCTCCTGGCCTACGATGAGCGACACCCGGTCATCCTTCCTGGCGACTCTCACTTGGTCCGTCTGATGGTGGAGTCCAGCCACCGCTGCTCACTGCATGGCGGGGTCCAGATGACACTTGGAGCGGTCCGTCAGCGCTACTGGATTCCACGCGGCAGAGCCGTCGTCAAGCG GGCGGTCCACCTCGAAGCGGTGTCGGACTACACCACCGACGCGTTCCTGGCGGCCTTGCGGCGATTTATGGCACGTCGTGGTCTGTGTCACACGATCCGAAGTGACTGCGGGACAAACTTCGTCGGTGCCGACGCCCGGTTGCGGGCCTTCTTCGCTGAGGGCAGCCAGGAACTGCGCCGGATCGTCGGACAACTGGCGACGGAGCAAATTCGTTGGAGATTTAACCCTCCGTCTGCGCCGCACTTCGGCGGCATTTGGGAAGCCGCGGTAAAATCCTTAAAGCACCATCTGCGGCGAGTCCTGGGTGACTCTACCTTGACCTTCGAGGAAATGAGCACCCTCCTCGCTCAGGTGGAAGCCTGCCTCAATTCTCGTCCGCTCCAAGCGTTGTCCGATGATCCTGAGGACTTGTCGGCTTTGACGCCCGGCCACTTTCTGGTGGGGGGACCGTTGACGGCCATGCCTGAGCCGTCGCTGACGGAGCTGCCTGTCAACCGTCTGACTCGTTGGCAGCTTCTGCAGCGGATGCGCGATCACTTCTGGGAGCGCTGGTCACGCGAATACCTGCATTCCCTCGTCCATCGTCCGAAGTGGTTGAAGGGGGTGGCCGACTACCGTGTTGGACGCCTGTGCCTCATCCGGAACGAGAATACGCCGCCGACGCGCTGGCCGCTCGCGCGCATCGTGCAAGTTCATCCCGGAAAGGATGAGCATATTCGCGTGGTCACCGTTCGGACTGCAGCGTCGACATTCAAGCGGCCGATAGTAAAAATTGTCTTGCTACCGGTCTGCGACGACCAGGTAGACGAGGAACCGCTTGAATAG